Within Acidobacteriota bacterium, the genomic segment TTATCGCATGATGGATTTTCTTCTTATTCATCCACCGATCCTATTCGCATTATCTCGATCATTCTTCCTTCCTTAAAATCATGGATCGTGCTTTCGATAGATGACTGAAGAGCTTTCCGTCTCGGAGAGTTCAAGCTCATAGATCCCGTTGAGTTTACCTTCAAGCTGATCCCAGATCCACATGATCAGCCGTTCCGACGTCGGGTTGTCAATGATTTCGTTCAAATTCTGATGGTCGAGCTTCGAAATGACGTTCTGATCGACGATTCTCTGGATCTCAGCAAAATCCATGGCTAGACCGGACTCTGGATCGACGGGTAGCTTCAAAAAAACCGTCATGCGGTAGCTGTGACCGTGAAACCTCCGGCACTTGCCTGGATAATCGGGAAGCTGATGTGCAGCTTCAAACCTGAATACTCTCTTCAGGATCATCTCGATATCCTTCTTCCTTTCCTGGCTCTGCTCTTATCTTTGATTTTTGTTTTGATTTCGATTTTGTTCCTGGTTTTGATTTTACATTTGCTAACACCTGCTTTTTGATTCAATTCGCTTCCGGCGCGTTGATAGCTTTTGCGTAGAGCTCCGGGGTTCCTCTCCCTGGTCAGTTCAACGCCAACGTGGTCCACAATCCCATCCAGAACGGGTGTTTCCTTCCTGACTTTTACCGTGACCCTATCAACGCTGAATCTCTTCATGACCTCGGAGACAATCCTTCCGGCAAGCCTCTCGATGAGGCTATGGGACTCTTTCCGTCCGATCTCCACGACGAGCTGATGAACTTTCCTATAATCAATTGTGTTATTTAGCCCGTCCTTTTCAGCGGCTATGGAGAGG encodes:
- the folB gene encoding dihydroneopterin aldolase: MPDKVFISGIRFHGFHGLTQQEREMGMRFSVDVEMERDLSIAAEKDGLNNTIDYRKVHQLVVEIGRKESHSLIERLAGRIVSEVMKRFSVDRVTVKVRKETPVLDGIVDHVGVELTRERNPGALRKSYQRAGSELNQKAGVSKCKIKTRNKIEIKTKIKDKSRARKGRRISR
- the queD gene encoding 6-carboxytetrahydropterin synthase QueD, translated to MILKRVFRFEAAHQLPDYPGKCRRFHGHSYRMTVFLKLPVDPESGLAMDFAEIQRIVDQNVISKLDHQNLNEIIDNPTSERLIMWIWDQLEGKLNGIYELELSETESSSVIYRKHDP